A region from the Bubalus kerabau isolate K-KA32 ecotype Philippines breed swamp buffalo chromosome 12, PCC_UOA_SB_1v2, whole genome shotgun sequence genome encodes:
- the MRPL57 gene encoding large ribosomal subunit protein mL63 — protein MFLTALLCRGRIPGRQWIGKHRRPRTVSALAKQNMIRRLEIEAENHYWLSRPFLTAEQERGHAAARRAAAFEALKAAQAAKFPAHRRLEDQLDHLNVTRKWS, from the coding sequence ATGTTCCTGACCGCGCTCCTGTGCCGCGGCCGCATCCCCGGCCGGCAGTGGATCGGGAAGCACCGGCGGCCGCGGACCGTGTCGGCACTGGCGAAGCAGAATATGATCCGTCGCCTGGAGATAGAAGCGGAGAACCACTACTGGCTGAGCCGGCCCTTCCTCACGGCCGAGCAGGAGCGCGGCCACGCGGCGGCCCGCAGGGCGGCCGCCTTCGAGGCGCTCAAGGCGGCGCAGGCCGCCAAGTTCCCCGCGCACCGTCGGCTGGAGGACCAACTCGACCACCTCAACGTCACCAGGAAGTGGTCCTGA